A DNA window from Xiphias gladius isolate SHS-SW01 ecotype Sanya breed wild chromosome 3, ASM1685928v1, whole genome shotgun sequence contains the following coding sequences:
- the ubn2b gene encoding ubinuclein-2b isoform X3: MAEPRKVPFVTISSFNTSPPTPESSKKRRREDEAVDITFGKDGCGSAAAVGSGGCGGLFGNTKGGDAESGEMKPTVRLNLPLTEPNERGSAEFNYGELVHSTLTQVKLAGSTVPKGHTPPLDPNDPFADDERERREVEELAKKFENKYGGGSKKKKKDRMQDLIDIGYGYDETDPFIDNSEAYDELVPASLTTKHGGFYINTGTLQFRPASDSEGENASTEDNHFKKMKDGEERVIKKRRKKQDGILEDKKPKKNKVPKPGVSALNVHRPEKKKRKKLMKDSLHLANMLRRFTREKEEMRKKNLAAAGLPRPTAKVPNANSVLLNTHPKATGSNDCSMADLSSDPAVMSLLANNDILQDMMGDLDFGMLDSPQPSSPAQGENGSFGVGHKAGGSRVSQGNVVTPPPLPSGLPGPLTKRIEDLRAASRLFDEEGRKKFFTLDMNNILLDIELQVQEQPAEVRSAVYSHLEAFVPCNKEALLKRLKKLSLNIQDDRLRTPLLKLKLAVCSVMPEQIARYNMDCIAKVAKQQSEEGEKNGSEDDDEEKPGKRVMGPRKKFVWDDKLRTLLCNLVRVKLGCYELEGKNSLSLEDYLKAFMETEVKPLWPKGWMQARMLFKESIMAHGHLTGYTAKKKMVPTPKAKPKDAVWVQRSTPSAGATPSPTAQVAKRPPQSPSEPICLDSLDEDLTAPSLDSISQALAILGNAAKGLAQGDSPPSPDGPKNATNPSSIHVSPLIQQQKKNSVSTPSSNAPHYSSTSSSSSTSLSRPPSITSSPLPSVRVDGMGVVKGAPQAHRHSVLNTQRPLGVAKANMHASASPPKPRPPPTASPLVPPGSKTGVSTPPSGLLKGSNNNKANSGDTLILTSPQSRPHTLSSPSLMTPKTFQTPRLPHTPQSKSSPTLSQTLPGVQSQPQPQSNFITPMHATLTKSTHSSIPPIVKLTPRTPNLAVTATTSASPSISQSPRSQATPTIHQYSPKTPAGFRPQFSGAQGGATKPGQGSYTPPGSQKTPSNNSTTNTSLINTSSISKHSGSSASPTVVSANPGQRQRPASGTPQGAKSAASVSSSSVSSQLPQVSTAGSGSLLGSASTLPLGFGMLGGLVPVSLPFQFPQLLNLPPLGTAGSSTAASGSSASSNAPFSTLTQNVSQSQGGDTKRKTL, translated from the exons ATGGCAGAGCCGAGGAAAGTGCCGTTCGTCACCATTTCGTCCTTCAACACCTCACCGCCGACCCCGGAGTCCAGCAAGAAACGCCGCCGCGAAGATGAGGCCGTCGACATCACTTTTGGGAAAGATGGATGTGGAAGTGCCGCGGCGGTGGGGTCAGGAGGTTGCGGAGGTCTGTTTGGTAACACGAAAGGTGGGGACGCCGAGTCCGGGGAGATGAAACCTACCGTCCGCCTCAACCTCCCGCTGACCGAGCCGAATGAACGAGGGTCCGCCGAGTTCAACTACGGCGAGCTGGTCCACTCAACTCTTACTCAG GTAAAGCTTGCAGGATCAACAGTCCCTAAAGGACACACTCCTCCCCTGGACCCCAATGACCCCTTTGCTGatgatgagagggagagacgggaGGTAGAAGAGCTGGCCAAGAAATTTGAGAACAAATAT GGTGGGGGCtctaagaagaagaaaaaggacaggATGCAGGATCTCATTGATATTGGATATGGCTATGATGAGACTGACCCCTTCATAGACAATTCCGAGGCT TATGATGAGCTGGTGCCTGCCTCTCTCACCACAAAACATGGAGGCTTCTACATCAACACGGGCACTCTGCAGTTCAGACCAGCCTCTGATTCTGAGGGAGAGAATGCAAGCACGGAGGATAATCACTTCAAG AAGATGAAAGATGGTGAAGAGCGGGTAATTAAAAAGCGGCGGAAAAAGCAAGACGGAATTCTGGAGGACAAGAAACCCAAGAAGAATAAAGTACCAAAGCCTGG AGTTTCTGCCCTGAATGTTCATCggccagaaaagaaaaagaggaagaaactgATGAAGGATTCTCTCCACCTGGCCAACATGCTGCGCCGCTTCAcaagggagaaggaggagatgcGCAAGAAGAATCTGGCTGCTGCCGGTCTGCCGCGGCCCACAGCCAAAGTGCCCAACGCCAACAGTGTACTCCTCAACACCCACCCTAAGGCTACTGGCAGCAACGACTGCAGCATGGCTGACCTGAGTTCTGACCCAGCTGTGATGTCACTGTTGGCCAATAACGACATACTGCAGGACATGATGGGTGACCTGGACTTTGGGATGCTGGACTCACCTCAGCCCTCCAGTCCAGCACAGGGAGAGAATGGCTCCTTTGGGGTGGGACATAAAGCAGGTGGTAGCAGAGTGTCACAGGGTAATGTGGtgacccctcctcctctgcccagTGGACTCCCAGGCCCGCTCACAAAGCGCATCGAAGACCTGAGAGCG GCATCCCGTCTGTTTGATGAAGAGGGTAGAAAAAAATTCTTCACATTGGACATGAACAACATCCTACTAGA tATTGAGTTGCAGGTTCAGGAGCAACCTGCAGAGGTGCGATCAGCCGTCTACTCTCACCTAGAGGCCTTTGTGCCCTGCAATAAAGAAGCTCTGCTCAAACGCCTTAAGAAGCTTAGCCTCAACATACAG GATGACCGTCTTCGAACGCCCCTGTTGAAGCTGAAACTGGCAGTGTGCAGTGTGATGCCAGAGCAGATTGCTCGATACAACATGGACTGTATTGCTAAAGTGGCAAA GCAGCAGtctgaggagggagagaagaacgggtcagaggatgatgatgaggagaaaCCAGGGAAGAGAGTGATGGGGCCTCGAAAAAAGTTTGTCTGGGATGACAAACTCAG GACACTGCTGTGTAACCTAGTGCGTGTGAAGCTGGGTTGCTATGAGCTGGAGGGCAAGAACTCACTGTCTCTAGAGGACTACCTCAAAGCCTTCATGGAGACTGAAGTTAAACCTCTCTGGCCTAAAGGCTGGATGCAGGCcag GATGCTTTTCAAAGAGAGCATCATGGCTCATGGTCACCTCACAGGCTACAC AGCAAAGAAGAAGATGGTCCCTACTCCCAAGGCCAAGCCAAAG GACGCTGTTTGGGTTCAGCGGTCCACACCCTCAGCAGGTGCCACTCCCTCCCCTACTGCCCAGGTTGCCAAGCGACCACCTCAGTCACCATCTGAGCCCATATGTCTTGATTCCCTCGATGAGGATTTGACAGCTCCCTCCCTGGACTCCATCTCTCAGGCTCTAGCCATCCTCGGCAACGCAGCCAAGGGTCTGGCCCAGGGGGACAGCCCCCCGTCCCCGGATGGACCCAAGAACGCCACCAACCCCTCCTCCATCCACGTGTCGCCACTCATtcagcaacagaaaaagaacTCTGTCAGCACTCCCAGCTCCAATGCACCTCACTACAGCTCTACCTCTTcgtcttcctccacctctctgtctcGGCCTCCCTCCATCACgtcctctcctctgccctcaGTGAGGGTGGATGGGATGGGGGTCGTCAAGGGCGCGCCGCAGGCGCATAGACACTCAGTTTTGAACACTCAGAGACCTTTGGGTGTGGCAAAAGCCAATATGCATGCCTCAGCGTCGCCACCTAAACCACGTCCACCACCCACTGCGTCTCCACTTGTGCCCCCAGGATCAAAGACGGGGGTCTCCACTCCCCCTTCTGGCCTCCTCAAAGgcagcaataataataaagccAACAGTGGTGACACTCTCATCCTCACATCCCCTCAGTCTCGGCCACACACCCTTTCATCACCGTCACTCATGACCCCCAAAACCTTCCAAACGCCTCGCCTGCCCCACACCCCACAGAGTAAATCCTCCCCCACCCTCTCTCAGACGCTCCCTGGAGTTCAGTCCCAGCCCCAGCCGCAGTCTAACTTCATCACCCCTATGCACGCCACTCTCACCAAGTCCACACACAGCAGTATCCCACCTATTGTCAAACTCACACCCCGCACCCCCAACCTTGCCGTCACTGCCACCACCTCAGCCTCGCCCTCTATCTCTCAAAGCCCTAGGTCTCAGGCAACCCCCACTATACACCAGTACTCTCCCAAAACCCCAGCAGGGTTCCGCCCGCAATTCTCAGGTGCCCAAGGAGGAGCAACCAAGCCAGGGCAAGGCAGCTACACTCCTCCAGGCAGCCAGAAGACCCCCAGCAACAACAGCACCACCAACACCAGCCTTATTAACACCTCATCCATAAGCAAGCATTCAGGGTCCAGTGCCTCCCCCACAGTGGTCTCTGCCAACCCAGGCCAGCGTCAGAGGCCCGCGAGTGGGACACCTCAGGGGGCCAAGTCTGCTGCATCTGTTTCATCATCATCCGTCTCTTCTCAGTTGCCACAG GTCTCCACAGCAGGCAGCGGCAGTCTGCTCGGCTCAGCCTCAACTCTTCCCCTGGGGTTTGGGATGCTGGGGGGCCTGGTGCCCGTGTCATTGCCCTTCCAGTTCCCACAACTGCTAAACCTGCCACCACTGGGTACAGCAGGCTCAAGTACAGCAGCCAGCGGCTCTTCAGCCAGTAGCAATGCACCGTTCTCTACCCTGACCCAGA ATGTCAGTCAAAGCCAGGGAGGAGACACTAAAAGGAAGACTCTATAA
- the ubn2b gene encoding ubinuclein-2b isoform X1 has protein sequence MAEPRKVPFVTISSFNTSPPTPESSKKRRREDEAVDITFGKDGCGSAAAVGSGGCGGLFGNTKGGDAESGEMKPTVRLNLPLTEPNERGSAEFNYGELVHSTLTQVKLAGSTVPKGHTPPLDPNDPFADDERERREVEELAKKFENKYGGGSKKKKKDRMQDLIDIGYGYDETDPFIDNSEAYDELVPASLTTKHGGFYINTGTLQFRPASDSEGENASTEDNHFKKMKDGEERVIKKRRKKQDGILEDKKPKKNKVPKPGVSALNVHRPEKKKRKKLMKDSLHLANMLRRFTREKEEMRKKNLAAAGLPRPTAKVPNANSVLLNTHPKATGSNDCSMADLSSDPAVMSLLANNDILQDMMGDLDFGMLDSPQPSSPAQGENGSFGVGHKAGGSRVSQGNVVTPPPLPSGLPGPLTKRIEDLRAASRLFDEEGRKKFFTLDMNNILLDIELQVQEQPAEVRSAVYSHLEAFVPCNKEALLKRLKKLSLNIQDDRLRTPLLKLKLAVCSVMPEQIARYNMDCIAKVAKQQSEEGEKNGSEDDDEEKPGKRVMGPRKKFVWDDKLRTLLCNLVRVKLGCYELEGKNSLSLEDYLKAFMETEVKPLWPKGWMQARMLFKESIMAHGHLTGYTAKKKMVPTPKAKPKDAVWVQRSTPSAGATPSPTAQVAKRPPQSPSEPICLDSLDEDLTAPSLDSISQALAILGNAAKGLAQGDSPPSPDGPKNATNPSSIHVSPLIQQQKKNSVSTPSSNAPHYSSTSSSSSTSLSRPPSITSSPLPSVRVDGMGVVKGAPQAHRHSVLNTQRPLGVAKANMHASASPPKPRPPPTASPLVPPGSKTGVSTPPSGLLKGSNNNKANSGDTLILTSPQSRPHTLSSPSLMTPKTFQTPRLPHTPQSKSSPTLSQTLPGVQSQPQPQSNFITPMHATLTKSTHSSIPPIVKLTPRTPNLAVTATTSASPSISQSPRSQATPTIHQYSPKTPAGFRPQFSGAQGGATKPGQGSYTPPGSQKTPSNNSTTNTSLINTSSISKHSGSSASPTVVSANPGQRQRPASGTPQGAKSAASVSSSSVSSQLPQVSTAGSGSLLGSASTLPLGFGMLGGLVPVSLPFQFPQLLNLPPLGTAGSSTAASGSSASSNAPFSTLTQNLYKSLQSGSQVALPPHLQLAFSDVSQSQGGDTKRKTL, from the exons ATGGCAGAGCCGAGGAAAGTGCCGTTCGTCACCATTTCGTCCTTCAACACCTCACCGCCGACCCCGGAGTCCAGCAAGAAACGCCGCCGCGAAGATGAGGCCGTCGACATCACTTTTGGGAAAGATGGATGTGGAAGTGCCGCGGCGGTGGGGTCAGGAGGTTGCGGAGGTCTGTTTGGTAACACGAAAGGTGGGGACGCCGAGTCCGGGGAGATGAAACCTACCGTCCGCCTCAACCTCCCGCTGACCGAGCCGAATGAACGAGGGTCCGCCGAGTTCAACTACGGCGAGCTGGTCCACTCAACTCTTACTCAG GTAAAGCTTGCAGGATCAACAGTCCCTAAAGGACACACTCCTCCCCTGGACCCCAATGACCCCTTTGCTGatgatgagagggagagacgggaGGTAGAAGAGCTGGCCAAGAAATTTGAGAACAAATAT GGTGGGGGCtctaagaagaagaaaaaggacaggATGCAGGATCTCATTGATATTGGATATGGCTATGATGAGACTGACCCCTTCATAGACAATTCCGAGGCT TATGATGAGCTGGTGCCTGCCTCTCTCACCACAAAACATGGAGGCTTCTACATCAACACGGGCACTCTGCAGTTCAGACCAGCCTCTGATTCTGAGGGAGAGAATGCAAGCACGGAGGATAATCACTTCAAG AAGATGAAAGATGGTGAAGAGCGGGTAATTAAAAAGCGGCGGAAAAAGCAAGACGGAATTCTGGAGGACAAGAAACCCAAGAAGAATAAAGTACCAAAGCCTGG AGTTTCTGCCCTGAATGTTCATCggccagaaaagaaaaagaggaagaaactgATGAAGGATTCTCTCCACCTGGCCAACATGCTGCGCCGCTTCAcaagggagaaggaggagatgcGCAAGAAGAATCTGGCTGCTGCCGGTCTGCCGCGGCCCACAGCCAAAGTGCCCAACGCCAACAGTGTACTCCTCAACACCCACCCTAAGGCTACTGGCAGCAACGACTGCAGCATGGCTGACCTGAGTTCTGACCCAGCTGTGATGTCACTGTTGGCCAATAACGACATACTGCAGGACATGATGGGTGACCTGGACTTTGGGATGCTGGACTCACCTCAGCCCTCCAGTCCAGCACAGGGAGAGAATGGCTCCTTTGGGGTGGGACATAAAGCAGGTGGTAGCAGAGTGTCACAGGGTAATGTGGtgacccctcctcctctgcccagTGGACTCCCAGGCCCGCTCACAAAGCGCATCGAAGACCTGAGAGCG GCATCCCGTCTGTTTGATGAAGAGGGTAGAAAAAAATTCTTCACATTGGACATGAACAACATCCTACTAGA tATTGAGTTGCAGGTTCAGGAGCAACCTGCAGAGGTGCGATCAGCCGTCTACTCTCACCTAGAGGCCTTTGTGCCCTGCAATAAAGAAGCTCTGCTCAAACGCCTTAAGAAGCTTAGCCTCAACATACAG GATGACCGTCTTCGAACGCCCCTGTTGAAGCTGAAACTGGCAGTGTGCAGTGTGATGCCAGAGCAGATTGCTCGATACAACATGGACTGTATTGCTAAAGTGGCAAA GCAGCAGtctgaggagggagagaagaacgggtcagaggatgatgatgaggagaaaCCAGGGAAGAGAGTGATGGGGCCTCGAAAAAAGTTTGTCTGGGATGACAAACTCAG GACACTGCTGTGTAACCTAGTGCGTGTGAAGCTGGGTTGCTATGAGCTGGAGGGCAAGAACTCACTGTCTCTAGAGGACTACCTCAAAGCCTTCATGGAGACTGAAGTTAAACCTCTCTGGCCTAAAGGCTGGATGCAGGCcag GATGCTTTTCAAAGAGAGCATCATGGCTCATGGTCACCTCACAGGCTACAC AGCAAAGAAGAAGATGGTCCCTACTCCCAAGGCCAAGCCAAAG GACGCTGTTTGGGTTCAGCGGTCCACACCCTCAGCAGGTGCCACTCCCTCCCCTACTGCCCAGGTTGCCAAGCGACCACCTCAGTCACCATCTGAGCCCATATGTCTTGATTCCCTCGATGAGGATTTGACAGCTCCCTCCCTGGACTCCATCTCTCAGGCTCTAGCCATCCTCGGCAACGCAGCCAAGGGTCTGGCCCAGGGGGACAGCCCCCCGTCCCCGGATGGACCCAAGAACGCCACCAACCCCTCCTCCATCCACGTGTCGCCACTCATtcagcaacagaaaaagaacTCTGTCAGCACTCCCAGCTCCAATGCACCTCACTACAGCTCTACCTCTTcgtcttcctccacctctctgtctcGGCCTCCCTCCATCACgtcctctcctctgccctcaGTGAGGGTGGATGGGATGGGGGTCGTCAAGGGCGCGCCGCAGGCGCATAGACACTCAGTTTTGAACACTCAGAGACCTTTGGGTGTGGCAAAAGCCAATATGCATGCCTCAGCGTCGCCACCTAAACCACGTCCACCACCCACTGCGTCTCCACTTGTGCCCCCAGGATCAAAGACGGGGGTCTCCACTCCCCCTTCTGGCCTCCTCAAAGgcagcaataataataaagccAACAGTGGTGACACTCTCATCCTCACATCCCCTCAGTCTCGGCCACACACCCTTTCATCACCGTCACTCATGACCCCCAAAACCTTCCAAACGCCTCGCCTGCCCCACACCCCACAGAGTAAATCCTCCCCCACCCTCTCTCAGACGCTCCCTGGAGTTCAGTCCCAGCCCCAGCCGCAGTCTAACTTCATCACCCCTATGCACGCCACTCTCACCAAGTCCACACACAGCAGTATCCCACCTATTGTCAAACTCACACCCCGCACCCCCAACCTTGCCGTCACTGCCACCACCTCAGCCTCGCCCTCTATCTCTCAAAGCCCTAGGTCTCAGGCAACCCCCACTATACACCAGTACTCTCCCAAAACCCCAGCAGGGTTCCGCCCGCAATTCTCAGGTGCCCAAGGAGGAGCAACCAAGCCAGGGCAAGGCAGCTACACTCCTCCAGGCAGCCAGAAGACCCCCAGCAACAACAGCACCACCAACACCAGCCTTATTAACACCTCATCCATAAGCAAGCATTCAGGGTCCAGTGCCTCCCCCACAGTGGTCTCTGCCAACCCAGGCCAGCGTCAGAGGCCCGCGAGTGGGACACCTCAGGGGGCCAAGTCTGCTGCATCTGTTTCATCATCATCCGTCTCTTCTCAGTTGCCACAG GTCTCCACAGCAGGCAGCGGCAGTCTGCTCGGCTCAGCCTCAACTCTTCCCCTGGGGTTTGGGATGCTGGGGGGCCTGGTGCCCGTGTCATTGCCCTTCCAGTTCCCACAACTGCTAAACCTGCCACCACTGGGTACAGCAGGCTCAAGTACAGCAGCCAGCGGCTCTTCAGCCAGTAGCAATGCACCGTTCTCTACCCTGACCCAGA ATCTGTATAAGAGTCTCCAGTCAGGGTCTCAGGTTGCTCTGCCTCCTCACTTGCAGCTCGCTTTTTCAG ATGTCAGTCAAAGCCAGGGAGGAGACACTAAAAGGAAGACTCTATAA
- the ubn2b gene encoding ubinuclein-2b isoform X2 translates to MAEPRKVPFVTISSFNTSPPTPESSKKRRREDEAVDITFGKDGCGSAAAVGSGGCGGLFGNTKGGDAESGEMKPTVRLNLPLTEPNERGSAEFNYGELVHSTLTQVKLAGSTVPKGHTPPLDPNDPFADDERERREVEELAKKFENKYGGGSKKKKKDRMQDLIDIGYGYDETDPFIDNSEAYDELVPASLTTKHGGFYINTGTLQFRPASDSEGENASTEDNHFKMKDGEERVIKKRRKKQDGILEDKKPKKNKVPKPGVSALNVHRPEKKKRKKLMKDSLHLANMLRRFTREKEEMRKKNLAAAGLPRPTAKVPNANSVLLNTHPKATGSNDCSMADLSSDPAVMSLLANNDILQDMMGDLDFGMLDSPQPSSPAQGENGSFGVGHKAGGSRVSQGNVVTPPPLPSGLPGPLTKRIEDLRAASRLFDEEGRKKFFTLDMNNILLDIELQVQEQPAEVRSAVYSHLEAFVPCNKEALLKRLKKLSLNIQDDRLRTPLLKLKLAVCSVMPEQIARYNMDCIAKVAKQQSEEGEKNGSEDDDEEKPGKRVMGPRKKFVWDDKLRTLLCNLVRVKLGCYELEGKNSLSLEDYLKAFMETEVKPLWPKGWMQARMLFKESIMAHGHLTGYTAKKKMVPTPKAKPKDAVWVQRSTPSAGATPSPTAQVAKRPPQSPSEPICLDSLDEDLTAPSLDSISQALAILGNAAKGLAQGDSPPSPDGPKNATNPSSIHVSPLIQQQKKNSVSTPSSNAPHYSSTSSSSSTSLSRPPSITSSPLPSVRVDGMGVVKGAPQAHRHSVLNTQRPLGVAKANMHASASPPKPRPPPTASPLVPPGSKTGVSTPPSGLLKGSNNNKANSGDTLILTSPQSRPHTLSSPSLMTPKTFQTPRLPHTPQSKSSPTLSQTLPGVQSQPQPQSNFITPMHATLTKSTHSSIPPIVKLTPRTPNLAVTATTSASPSISQSPRSQATPTIHQYSPKTPAGFRPQFSGAQGGATKPGQGSYTPPGSQKTPSNNSTTNTSLINTSSISKHSGSSASPTVVSANPGQRQRPASGTPQGAKSAASVSSSSVSSQLPQVSTAGSGSLLGSASTLPLGFGMLGGLVPVSLPFQFPQLLNLPPLGTAGSSTAASGSSASSNAPFSTLTQNLYKSLQSGSQVALPPHLQLAFSDVSQSQGGDTKRKTL, encoded by the exons ATGGCAGAGCCGAGGAAAGTGCCGTTCGTCACCATTTCGTCCTTCAACACCTCACCGCCGACCCCGGAGTCCAGCAAGAAACGCCGCCGCGAAGATGAGGCCGTCGACATCACTTTTGGGAAAGATGGATGTGGAAGTGCCGCGGCGGTGGGGTCAGGAGGTTGCGGAGGTCTGTTTGGTAACACGAAAGGTGGGGACGCCGAGTCCGGGGAGATGAAACCTACCGTCCGCCTCAACCTCCCGCTGACCGAGCCGAATGAACGAGGGTCCGCCGAGTTCAACTACGGCGAGCTGGTCCACTCAACTCTTACTCAG GTAAAGCTTGCAGGATCAACAGTCCCTAAAGGACACACTCCTCCCCTGGACCCCAATGACCCCTTTGCTGatgatgagagggagagacgggaGGTAGAAGAGCTGGCCAAGAAATTTGAGAACAAATAT GGTGGGGGCtctaagaagaagaaaaaggacaggATGCAGGATCTCATTGATATTGGATATGGCTATGATGAGACTGACCCCTTCATAGACAATTCCGAGGCT TATGATGAGCTGGTGCCTGCCTCTCTCACCACAAAACATGGAGGCTTCTACATCAACACGGGCACTCTGCAGTTCAGACCAGCCTCTGATTCTGAGGGAGAGAATGCAAGCACGGAGGATAATCACTTCAAG ATGAAAGATGGTGAAGAGCGGGTAATTAAAAAGCGGCGGAAAAAGCAAGACGGAATTCTGGAGGACAAGAAACCCAAGAAGAATAAAGTACCAAAGCCTGG AGTTTCTGCCCTGAATGTTCATCggccagaaaagaaaaagaggaagaaactgATGAAGGATTCTCTCCACCTGGCCAACATGCTGCGCCGCTTCAcaagggagaaggaggagatgcGCAAGAAGAATCTGGCTGCTGCCGGTCTGCCGCGGCCCACAGCCAAAGTGCCCAACGCCAACAGTGTACTCCTCAACACCCACCCTAAGGCTACTGGCAGCAACGACTGCAGCATGGCTGACCTGAGTTCTGACCCAGCTGTGATGTCACTGTTGGCCAATAACGACATACTGCAGGACATGATGGGTGACCTGGACTTTGGGATGCTGGACTCACCTCAGCCCTCCAGTCCAGCACAGGGAGAGAATGGCTCCTTTGGGGTGGGACATAAAGCAGGTGGTAGCAGAGTGTCACAGGGTAATGTGGtgacccctcctcctctgcccagTGGACTCCCAGGCCCGCTCACAAAGCGCATCGAAGACCTGAGAGCG GCATCCCGTCTGTTTGATGAAGAGGGTAGAAAAAAATTCTTCACATTGGACATGAACAACATCCTACTAGA tATTGAGTTGCAGGTTCAGGAGCAACCTGCAGAGGTGCGATCAGCCGTCTACTCTCACCTAGAGGCCTTTGTGCCCTGCAATAAAGAAGCTCTGCTCAAACGCCTTAAGAAGCTTAGCCTCAACATACAG GATGACCGTCTTCGAACGCCCCTGTTGAAGCTGAAACTGGCAGTGTGCAGTGTGATGCCAGAGCAGATTGCTCGATACAACATGGACTGTATTGCTAAAGTGGCAAA GCAGCAGtctgaggagggagagaagaacgggtcagaggatgatgatgaggagaaaCCAGGGAAGAGAGTGATGGGGCCTCGAAAAAAGTTTGTCTGGGATGACAAACTCAG GACACTGCTGTGTAACCTAGTGCGTGTGAAGCTGGGTTGCTATGAGCTGGAGGGCAAGAACTCACTGTCTCTAGAGGACTACCTCAAAGCCTTCATGGAGACTGAAGTTAAACCTCTCTGGCCTAAAGGCTGGATGCAGGCcag GATGCTTTTCAAAGAGAGCATCATGGCTCATGGTCACCTCACAGGCTACAC AGCAAAGAAGAAGATGGTCCCTACTCCCAAGGCCAAGCCAAAG GACGCTGTTTGGGTTCAGCGGTCCACACCCTCAGCAGGTGCCACTCCCTCCCCTACTGCCCAGGTTGCCAAGCGACCACCTCAGTCACCATCTGAGCCCATATGTCTTGATTCCCTCGATGAGGATTTGACAGCTCCCTCCCTGGACTCCATCTCTCAGGCTCTAGCCATCCTCGGCAACGCAGCCAAGGGTCTGGCCCAGGGGGACAGCCCCCCGTCCCCGGATGGACCCAAGAACGCCACCAACCCCTCCTCCATCCACGTGTCGCCACTCATtcagcaacagaaaaagaacTCTGTCAGCACTCCCAGCTCCAATGCACCTCACTACAGCTCTACCTCTTcgtcttcctccacctctctgtctcGGCCTCCCTCCATCACgtcctctcctctgccctcaGTGAGGGTGGATGGGATGGGGGTCGTCAAGGGCGCGCCGCAGGCGCATAGACACTCAGTTTTGAACACTCAGAGACCTTTGGGTGTGGCAAAAGCCAATATGCATGCCTCAGCGTCGCCACCTAAACCACGTCCACCACCCACTGCGTCTCCACTTGTGCCCCCAGGATCAAAGACGGGGGTCTCCACTCCCCCTTCTGGCCTCCTCAAAGgcagcaataataataaagccAACAGTGGTGACACTCTCATCCTCACATCCCCTCAGTCTCGGCCACACACCCTTTCATCACCGTCACTCATGACCCCCAAAACCTTCCAAACGCCTCGCCTGCCCCACACCCCACAGAGTAAATCCTCCCCCACCCTCTCTCAGACGCTCCCTGGAGTTCAGTCCCAGCCCCAGCCGCAGTCTAACTTCATCACCCCTATGCACGCCACTCTCACCAAGTCCACACACAGCAGTATCCCACCTATTGTCAAACTCACACCCCGCACCCCCAACCTTGCCGTCACTGCCACCACCTCAGCCTCGCCCTCTATCTCTCAAAGCCCTAGGTCTCAGGCAACCCCCACTATACACCAGTACTCTCCCAAAACCCCAGCAGGGTTCCGCCCGCAATTCTCAGGTGCCCAAGGAGGAGCAACCAAGCCAGGGCAAGGCAGCTACACTCCTCCAGGCAGCCAGAAGACCCCCAGCAACAACAGCACCACCAACACCAGCCTTATTAACACCTCATCCATAAGCAAGCATTCAGGGTCCAGTGCCTCCCCCACAGTGGTCTCTGCCAACCCAGGCCAGCGTCAGAGGCCCGCGAGTGGGACACCTCAGGGGGCCAAGTCTGCTGCATCTGTTTCATCATCATCCGTCTCTTCTCAGTTGCCACAG GTCTCCACAGCAGGCAGCGGCAGTCTGCTCGGCTCAGCCTCAACTCTTCCCCTGGGGTTTGGGATGCTGGGGGGCCTGGTGCCCGTGTCATTGCCCTTCCAGTTCCCACAACTGCTAAACCTGCCACCACTGGGTACAGCAGGCTCAAGTACAGCAGCCAGCGGCTCTTCAGCCAGTAGCAATGCACCGTTCTCTACCCTGACCCAGA ATCTGTATAAGAGTCTCCAGTCAGGGTCTCAGGTTGCTCTGCCTCCTCACTTGCAGCTCGCTTTTTCAG ATGTCAGTCAAAGCCAGGGAGGAGACACTAAAAGGAAGACTCTATAA
- the trir gene encoding telomerase RNA component interacting RNase, which translates to MDPKRAHSKPQTSGDGSSGDSSCGSPASPSSSPAPAASNVPVPGGNVFANDGSFMEMFKKKMEEERRKKERSQTGGDARATEQGQTSVEKKPPPVTTFVGKRRGGVFLKTGMVAKKQKQDTEVEPGKSDAWSKYMAEVKKYKAHQCGDDDKTRPLVK; encoded by the exons ATGGATCCAAAGCGCGCACACAGCAAACCTCAAACAAGCGGTGACGGCAGCAGCGGCGACTCCAGCTGCGGGAGCCCTGCGTCCCCGTCCAGCAGCCCCGCACCGGCAGCCAGCAACGTCCCGGTGCCCGGAGGAAATGTGTTCGCTAACGACGGCAGCTTCATGGAGATGTTCaagaagaagatggaggaggagaggaggaaaaaggagaggtCGCAAACAGGTGGAGACGCGAGAGCCACCGAGCAAGGACAGACATCAGTGGAAAAGAAGCCCCCTCCCGTGACAACCTTT GTGGGGAAGCGCAGAGGCGGTGTGTTCCTAAAGACCGGCATGGTTGCAAAGAAGCAGAAACAGGACACAGAA GTTGAGCCAGGCAAGAGTGATGCTTGGTCAAAGTACATGGCTGAGGTGAAAAAGTACAAAGCCCACCAGTGTGGCGACGACGATAAAACCAGGCCTCTGGTCAAGTAG